In a genomic window of Larus michahellis chromosome 3, bLarMic1.1, whole genome shotgun sequence:
- the LOC141740530 gene encoding protein ELYS-like gives MRDLTAEVTSSLLQFPEVTLQALGEDEGTLGSVLCGRFSGGRNGLAWLARGPHLEVVNCVTGERLSAYRFSGVNEQPPTVRVVKEFSWEKRTGLLVGLEDAEGSVLCLYDLGLSRVVKAVVLPGRVTAVEPIANHGGPSVSTQHLHQSLRWLFGVAAVATDAGHLLLVDLSLDDCSCTQNDIEALDLEVVTKNPAEVAQRRETATSEGRCLCFQLQNASGTAVSALCYISRSNQLVVGFSDGYLSLWNMKTLKREHHSQLEGGRIPVYAVTFQEPENDPRNCCYLWAVQSTQESEGDVVSLHLLQLAFGDRKRVASGQVMYEVLEYRGKKFSLDLTGGVFPLRGQTRSTKLISCQTVEKFRSDVDGEDSVNEVTSPDTSVSVFSWQVNTYGQGKPSTYLGVFDINRWYSAQMPDSVRPEEFPHECPYFALWSLDTVVSVTSPKLLLDILVHERSLSWGVPPSYPPPERFFHPGNYNFDGTCLLTSGVVHMTCTGFQKETLNFLKKSGPSIWEAIQDSYNRCLVAGLLSPRPVDVQPSSLSQEEQLEAVLSAAVQTGSVGLLTGCIKHWISEEQPRSAGNLRFVLEWTWNQVISTKEEFDQICVPLFDGSCNFIDPQTLRSLQRCQLLLSNLSTVLNCFLTEAQELTEKGFADVTNKQAVTGLISLYARVVIWFCRSGLLPEGLDDDTRLSRPFYNYPLIESYYTGHRQKLERLSRGKWDSDCLMVDGMVSQLGDQVEKLWRRDAGGTGKYPPASLHALLDLYLLENIEENCKHAITIYLLLDIKRSFPSETETSVDSFATAFGIPWGLVKLVEGFWLLDHDDYENSLALLFHPATIKTASWQHKRIIQSLLCQGEHGQALRYIQLMRPPTASSGEVQLLLTVLLSNRCMAEAWGLLHQHATQANLEDLLKHMYETCQEMGLMEDLLKLPFTDTEQCLEKFLRSSAGVQNLNDHDPRLRERAVARNSALPQYGKILPRIQRQLAVERAKPYHLPASVVREVSRPTPLSTVTNPANAGHLCTRENFLSAVLCKTGEVWEGNEQETGFSRVDRPRATGPPAITHPLPGAEWRDAFVGTPVTKSSWKRSRLPDLMVHPVPSCSAAQSPCRASTSFMPSSPPRSNMHGSISQNNFSGGSELNLLTTPPVVKRAKVLATSASGVPGFTPRSILRSNLRTTPLATPSASPGRSVTPPLRAKKPRVSFREENSNAAWTVGELPSKEEEDAKYTESVRKQKLKRGRTAKSKMKKASKTTRKGGSWSPPPVEIKFVSPFGSALDKAMDP, from the exons atgcgagacctaacagctgaggtaacgagcagtctgctgcagtttccagaggtgactcttcaggcacttggggaagatgagggaaccctcggctcggtgctgtgcgggaggttttctggag ggagaaacggcctggcgtggttggcacgtggtcctcaccttgaggtggtgaactgtgtgacaggagagcggctctctgcgtaccgtttcagtggagtcaatgaacagcctcccactgttcgtgtggtgaaggagttttcctgggagaagagaactggactgctggttgggttggaagacgcagagggaagtgttctctgtctgtacgaccttggactctcaagagtggttaaagcagttgttcttcccgggagg gtaaccgctgtagaacccatagcgaatcacggaggacccagcgtgagcactcagcacctccatcagagtctgcgatggctctttggggtggcagcagtggctacagatgctggccatctacttctggttgaccttagtttggatgattgctcctgcactcagaatgatatcgaagcattgg acctagaagttgtcactaaaaatcctgctgaagttgcacaaagaagagaaactgcgaccagcgaagggaggtgtctctgttttcaactacaaaatgcttccggaacagcagtatcagccctgtgctacataagcagaagcaaccagctcgttgtgggtttctcggatggctacctgtcgctctggaatatgaaaactttgaagagaga gcaccactctcagcttgaaggagggaggattcctgtctatgctgtcacttttcaagagccggagaatgatcctcgcaattgttgctacttgtgggctgttcagtctacgcaggaaag tgaaggcgatgtggtgagtttacacctgctgcagttagcgtttggtgacagaaaacgcgtggcctcaggacaagtcatgtatgag gttttggaataccgtggcaaaaagttcagtttagatctcacgggtggagtctttcccttgagaggccagacgAGGAGTacgaaattaatcagctgccagactgtcgaaaaattccgcagcgacgttgacggagaggatagcgtaaatgaag tcacgtctcctgacaccagtgtctcagtcttcagttggcaagtgaatacgtacggtcagggaaaaccatctacttacctgggtgtatttgacattaatcgctggtattctgctcaaatgccagattcagtaag gccggaagaattccctcatgagtgcccctattttgcactgtggtcgctggataccgtagtgagcgtgacttctccgaagctccttttggatattctggtccatgagcggagtctaagttggggagttcctccttcttatccaccacctgagcggttttttcatccaggcaactataactttg atggtacgtgcttgctgacctccggagtcgttcacatgacttgcaccggcttccagaaggag accttgaattttttgaagaaatctggtccttcaatatgggaagccattcaggatagctacaataggtgtcttgtagctggcttgctgtctccaagaccagttgatgtccagccatccagtttgagtcag gaggagcagctggaagcagtattgtcagctgctgtccagacaggttctgtgggacttctgactggatgcattaaacattggatatctgaag agcagccaaggtctgctggtaatttacggtttgttcttgagtggacatggaaccaagtgatctctacaaaggaagaatttgaccaaatct gtgttccgctgtttgatggctcttgcaacttcattgacccccagacattacggtctctccagcgctgccagttgcttttgagcaaccttagcacggtcttaaactgttttctcacagaagcacaagagcttactgaaaaag gttttgcagacgtgacaaataagcaagcggtaactggcctcatttctttgtatgcacgagtggtcatctggttctgtcgatccggtctccttccagagggtttag atgacgatacgcgtttgtcgagacctttctacaattatcctctgattgagagctactatactggtcaccgacagaaacttgagcgtttatcaag aggaaaatgggactcggactgcttgatggttgatggaatggtttcccagttaggagaccaagtggagaagctgtggcggagagatgcaggaggaactgggaaatacccgcctgccagtttgcat gcactgctggatctctatttgctagaaaacattgaagaaaactgcaaacacgcaatt acaatttacttgctgctggatatcaagcgttcctttccgagtgagacagaGACTTCAGTCGACTCCTttgcaactgcctttggcatcccctggggtcttgttaagcttgttgaaggtttttggcttctagatcacgatgattacgaa aattcactggccctgctctttcatcctgCTACAATCAAAACCGCATCATGGCAACAtaagagaattattcagtccctcctgtgccaaggggagcatgggcaagccctcagatacatccagctgatgaggccacccacggcaagcagcggggaagtgcaacttctcctcactgtgttgctctccaatag gtgcatggcggaggcttggggtctgttgcaccaacatgccactcaggcaaacttagaagacctcttaaaacacatgtacgaAACGTGCCaggagatgggcctgatggaagacttgctgaagctgcctttcacagacacggaacaa tgtttggagaagtttttaaggagCAGCGCTGGTGTTCAgaatctt aatgATCATGATCCTCGCTTGAGAGAGAGGGCAGTTGCCCGAAATTCTGCGTTACCCCAatatggcaagatccttccacgaattcaaaggcagctggccgtagagagagccaagccTTACCATTTGCCTGCGTCGGTCgtaagagaag tctcaagaccaacGCCATTATCCACAGTAACAAACCCAGCTAATGCAGGACATTTGTGTACTAGAGAAAATTTCCTCAGTGCTGTATTGTGCAAAACTGGAGAAGTCTGGGAAGGAAATGAGCAGGAAACCGGTTTCTCACGAGTTGATAG aCCTCGAGCTACAGGACCACCAGCCATAACACATCCTCTCCCTGGTGCAGAGTGGCGCGATGCATTTGTTGGGACCCCAGTTACGAAATCTTCATGGAAGCGTTC CAGGTTGCCTGATTTGATGGTCCATCCCGTTCCTTCATGTTCTGCAGCACAGTCACCGTGCAGAGCTTCCACATCGTTCATGCCATCCAGCCCACCGAGATCAAATATGCATGGTTCcatctcacaaaataatttttcaggaggCTCAGAGCTGAATTTACTTACCACTCCTCCTGTGGTTaag agagCTAAAGTTTTGGCCACATCTGCTTCTGGTGTTCCTGGGTTTACTCCTCGGTCTATTCTCAGATCCAACCTTCGCACCACTCCCCTAGCTACTCCCTCCGCGTCTCCGGGACGATCGGTCACTCCTCCTTTACGAGCAAAGAAACCTAGAGTATCATTCAGGGAGGAGAACTCGAACGCAGCATGGACTGTTGGG GAGCTTCCGagtaaagaggaagaggatgccaAATACACAGAGTCTGTGCGAAAGCAAAAATTGAAGAGAGGTagaactgcaaaatcaaaaatgaagaaagcaagcaa gaccacaagaaaaggaggctcttggtcacctccaccggtggaaataaaattcgtctctccttttggaagtgcactggataaagccatggatc